GTTGTTTTCGAGTTTGTGTTGCCACTGTCGGATCAAGTGTTCCTGGTTCGATTCTTTCTGGTGCAGTTTTTCCTCGGCCTCGCGTAGACGTGCCTGAGTTTCGGCGAGTTGCTTCGATAGTTTGTCGATCTCGCTTTCGTACTGAAATCAGACAATCGCGCCAATGATTAACGACGGGATAGAACGATTCGTTTAGGCTGAAAATGCAGCTTCGTTACACAAACGAGTAATTAAATGgaaaatggaaatttttttttcacaaaaacCTAGGATatagtagaataaccacactcaaacgtggagaataaatgatataataaATACCCACTACGTACAGattagaaattttgaaaaccaagaatttattgaatcaaaattcTTTAAGACACAACATTTCGAACtgtcactagagatcatcatcaGGTGCGTGAACAATGATCTCAAATGACCTATAAAGTCAAATGATAAAGACAATTGTATGTAGGTTACGTGGTTACATGAAGCTGTATTCAGGTGGTGTTAATCCAGATTAAAAAGGTTTTTATCattctggggggggggggggcaattgtcctagAATCCTCAAATGAGAGTACAAAATGTTGTGTCATCTTAAAACTTTttgattcaattaattcttggttttaaaacttttaaatctgtacatagtgggtttttatcgcACGAGCCTATGATATGTACGTATTTCTAACATGCAGGGGACAAAAAACTATAGGCTATGACCATGTCCACTCTCGAGATTCTGTACACATGAATGAAAAAGCGTTTGATGAAAAAAGTAAACTAAGACCATATAAGGGCGCTGAGATCGGTAGAATATAATAGCACCCTGACAATCGGTACTTACAGGATGTTTTTTATATCGCGTAAGCTTCGTTTAAAACACAAGCACTCATTGAGTTACGATACGAAAATAAATCACGACTtcgaatttttcaatattatacACGATCTATTAAATATTCACCTCTACTTTGCTGAGTTCTTGCGCTTGTAGTTTATGTTGTACGGAGCGCACGCCCATTCGGATCGATCCCGTCGGTATCGGCAGCGAAGCTCTACGCTGACTGTTCGCCGGGTTATATCTCGGGCTGTCCGGCGGCGTCGACCATCCTGGAGAAATGTCCCAATTCGCGCCGGAGTGCGACGTCGTCGATATCACCGTATCGGTCGCCGTACGCCGCATGTGACTAACCGGCGCGCTTTGTTGCGACGAATTGCTTTTCGAAACGGAAAAATCGGCGCTACGCGAAATGTTTTTATCTTGGTTAGCCATCCAcgacgatttggaagtctgtcCCGGCGACGGGGGCGAGGTTAACGTCGGCGACGCAAGCGTCAAACTCGCCGATCGGTAACAACCGGGCGACGACGAAAGCGAAGACGAACGATAGTGTCGCGCTTTACCGCTAGGCGGCATCAGTAAGCATTCATCGCTGCGAGACGATCCGGTGAATCGCGGCACGTTCAAATCAACCGGTTTGATGACCGGCGAACGCGGCGGAACTTTGCGTTCGCGGCGTTGTAACGAACCGTCCTCGCTGCTCGTCGAGCCCGAACTCACCGACGAGACTTTCTTCGAACGTCCGACGCTATTATTGTGACTAGAACTGTTGGctggatgatgatgatgatgatgaggttgaggatgatgttgatgatgtcTATAAACGGGGTTAGCGAACGATAACGGCTGCCGCGGCGTCGGGGTTATTTCCGGTACGGCTGCCGAATCGACCGGCGAACTCGACTGACTGAAACTGGCGCCGTAGCTCTGATATCCGGACGACGCGACGTTCGACGTTTGACTAATCTCGCTGCGGTTATCGGCCGTTCCGCCGCTGCCGCCGTTCGCGACACGGTCGTCGGAGAACGGAATCAAATCGATGAATTCGCCGCCGTTGATGACTTCGGCCGCGCGCACCATCTGATTCCACGACTCGTTCAGTTTCTCCTCGTTCGCTTTCAAGTCTCTCATCGGACGGTTGAACGACGCGCTCGGACTCAAACTCGTGTCTTCTAATGCGCTGAAGAACGCGTTGTCTTCGTGCGTCGTTTGCTGACAGGCGCGGTGCGCGCGCGCTAAATTACTCATCACGCAACGATCGTAGACCTGCGTTAGATCCGCGTCGCCGAAACGGAAGTCGAGATTTCGCGCGCCGCTGTTGCGACGTAGTTCCGGCGTCGACGACGACGCCGGCGGGTAAAGCACGTCGCCGCGTACCGGCGTGTTCTCTTTCTCCCACACGTTGTCGTAGTTACGCGTGCGACTGCTGCCCGCGACCGAACGCGGCCGTTTTAAAGTCAGGTCCGGGTTGTCGACGGCGTGCGTGATGTTTTTCAGAATGTCGGTTAAATCGTCCAAACGTTTCTCAGACGGCTGAAAAACCAAGATGGcagaaaattaatcattcattttgtggagttttgaaaattttgagatgATTCCCATAGATTTACTTGTTCAAATATGCCTGTTCTGCATTAGTgtaattatttctattatatcTTATTGATTCTATTACAATCTGGATTCAATGCagtcaaaattttcaaagcattgataataaaacaataatagaCATTTATACGTATACCGCACTGCAGTGCAGTTTACAATTTAAAGACGCGTTCGAATTGCTAATAAAAATGTTCTTCAAAAAGGAAAATTCTAAGACGAGATTTAAAATTCTCAATGTCATTACAGTTCTGAAGACAAAGTATTTATTGTCTACAGTCAATTTTTAACCCGCAACTGTCAAACTGGTCCCAGTTCCGGAGTTGCGAATAAGATTTAACCTTGAAGGCAAAAAGTTAGAGAGCTATTAACTATTATCAATGAAAACCTAACACAGGGTCATTCTAACTGGGTCGTCGATATTAATCCATAAGGATTCACAAAAATACAGGATCAAGGAGGTTCACCGCAGAAGTAAGTAACCAAAGAGGACAACATCAAGAACAGTAACAATGTAAAGGAGACAACAACGAATTAACATGCTTTTAACAGGAGATTCAAACCGGCAACCAAAGCAAATCAGCAAATTAaatctgttatcaaatattGCAGTTTTAAACTGAGTCGTTCCAAATGTAGTTCGCAGTCTTTTTGAAAGAAGGATACAGTCAAACATTGCTCGCGACAATACAGCATATCGAATATTGATATcgaatgattttcaaatagatacaAATGAAAGCAATGTTCGCCTGCATTCATCCGAGAAGCAAAATAAAAAGAACACTGCCCCCAGTGCACACAACAACTACCTCTAATACCTTATCCAACGTTTCTACAAGCAGTGAATGTAGAATGGATAGCTCCTTCCCGAGGTCGATATAACCTTCGAAATCAAGCGTATCTGATGATTCAGTTGTACactgaaaatagataaaattgaaTGACATTCTTataataacaattgaattttctatagCGCCCTTTTTACTGAGACACAATGCTTTTCCTTAGTTGGGAGTTATTACCACAGCCTATAACTCCAACCGCTTCAttagtcatctctccctggggagaagtaacacccGAGCACCTGTTAGGCACTGAGGAGGCGCTGAGGAGGCACTGAGGAGTCATCTTTCAGGCCGGGTACCCACTTACTCTTGGGTCGAGaaaggcaatgaggataagtgtcttgttTGAGGACTAAAATGAGAAATCTGTTTAAAACCGTGGTAAACTTACGGATATTTTGTTTAGGAAACTTTTCATCGTAGCCCATTCACGTTCGACAAAAACGTTCATGTATGTCATGTATTCTTCTTTGCCGCCGAATTTCGTAAAGTTTGCGAGACTCTGGATCGTTTTTGCGATTAATGTGAGATTCCGTGCTGATTTCTCATCTGGATATTCTACAAAATAATGCCAAAAACTGATTATGTATGTTCAACGTTTTTTTGGGTCAGAGGTGCAATAAGTTATGATTTACACGTAAGGCCAATCCCAAAGCATTCGTTTCGATAGCTAATCTAAGGAATAGTTGCTCATTCATTACTAAATACCATAGGAACAAAGAACTTTGAATTGTCACTtagtcaactatccactggttaactctaagcaactttcgagcaactggccccagcaTGTAATGACTCCATAACCATAGTGTTAAACCAAAACTAGACTTGTAATTCAGGCAAATATGATATTCTGCTTTAAAACTAACCTTGACTGAGACCGAACAGACTAGGAGACAGTATGGCTGGACATAGAAACCGTAGAAATATTGAAGCACTGATGAGATTGTCGCTGATATCCTCTTTACCGCGGTGATGACAACATTCACGAAAACTAGCGAAAACTTCTTTCAATTCTCTGTAAAATCAATTACATACCAGGAGATGAGATGCCGCTTAAAGTAACCCGTTAATTTGCACGGATTTAAGTTATAGCATACTTTGGAAAGTAACAGAAACTGTTGATTATTTTCACCCAGGCCATTTCGCAGTACATCATCAGATTCGTTTGGTTCTGTTGTAGACTGGCAGGTGGCAGCACTCTGGACGGATCCACCTCGCAATCATCGGGAAATTCGATAATCGACTTCACAAAATCGCTCAATGTATCGTGTAAATACTGAAGGAAAAGGAACATATAATTGCATTAGagtaatttgaagaaaaattgcGTGGTCACTTtcatttgacttgcttttcccttgacttttccctgactattccatGACATGCATGTTGTTTTCCCTTGACTtaatctgctaagaatccaattaATTAACTCTGTCAATTACGTAAGACTtagatggaaactgtttgattttacgcatGATCTAgctatctcaacaaatttccctgacttttttcaGATCTTAagcttttttgaaaaatttccttctgacttttttaaagaaaagaagatTCCCCAACTCTCcctgatttttctgatttcaaaGTAAGTGGCAACCCTGAAAATTGAAGATTAAATTTTGCGCTGAAACCAATCTTATACTTTACCTTATCTCCGACTAGTTTCATGTATGCTTCAATTGACTTGGTAGCAATACTGTTCCCACGGAATGTCATATGTTCATTATCTAAACAGAAGCAAATTAAATCCTCAAATTCATAACTAATTAACCATTATTTCAGGAATTATGTCCCCCATAAACTGGTAATTTGCCACACAAATAAGATAGACTTAGCAACACAAATATAATGGAATTAAACCAACAGTCAGGGGTAGTCAAAATAACTTAATAAGTTTCAAACAATAAGATTTATTAAAGAGGGACAGAATCATACAAACGAGCATTTCTGAATCCTTGGAATTGCTTGAATGTTCTTAAATAgtcttaaatttttgaaattcgaagCTTGAGAGGGGTGTTTTCTGGACCTTTCAGGCAAAATATTCAGGAAATTTCAGGAAATTTTGAACTAAGTATGCTGAACTTGGATTTAAAAGGGGGTCATCCGCACTCCAACCCCTTCTGGCGACGCACATGAATATCAATGTTTTTGTTCTACCCATATATATATTACCTAGCCTGTCAACTTCTGCCATCACGATGTCTGTTAGAAACTTCTTGGCCTGGCCAAGATTTTGAAAGATGTGTACTAAAGACGTGGCCACGTCGGTTTTCGCCTTGACGCTCACTAACGGCTCAAGTACATCGACTAGCACCAAATAATTATCAGTCAGATACTGGAATATAATAACGTTCGAAGTATTTTCTAACGTAATAGAAgcgaaaaatagaaatagaaatgaatgtAATTTATTCTACCTGGATGAAATTCTTGTACATAACCATAGGCAGTATTTCAATAGTTTGATACTTGGCCTTGATACGAATAATCGGGAGTTCATTCTTCTCCTTGCCTTTGCCTAGTATTGCACAACTAGCCGTATACCTgcgtatgaaaaaaaaaacaatcgaaAAACGAACTTCATGAGATTAATAGGAAATATGGCAGAACACACAGTACAAACAACAATGTATGTAAAGTTCTTGAGTAAAAGGTTTGTATATTTGAGCAACGATTCAGCTATAGACtaatagcaaaaatacataaagaggacCCTCTTTATGTTATTTTGCTAATAGCCATTCTTAGGCATACTGCATGCCTATTGATCTATAGCCAAAATATTCCTCAAATATATACCCCTTAAACTCAAGAACTTTACATCTTTGGCTGAACCATTGCAGAATTTATCTTGTATTTATCACAGCAGTACTCTCAATTacaggttttagaggggcGGCCACCCGTTTAatttttacatccaccccTCTGAGAATCAGCCACCCATTATAAAATATCTTCCACTACTACCAGAGTGGATGTCTATATTCTTTCAATGCTGCTTTGAATTATATTTAGCTGATGTAAAAATTAGAAGATTACACCGAAATTAAGCTtagatttttgttattttttggGGGATCGAAAGCTTTGCTACTTCAGCAGCCACgatgtaataatgttttaaaattCCAGCCTATGGAGAACACTGCACAGATATTGTTTATCTTCTCGACTAATTAATACATACCATCTTTCAATGAGATGACGACTGTGTATTTCTGTAACCGGTATATTTATATAACCGACCAACacgtttttctcttttttacgTTTTTTATCCGGTTCGCGATAGAGATTCACTGTTATAACGTCAACCGACGGAAGATTGctgtaaatataaaatgaCACATGATGGAATGATAGAACCATGGAAACAACAGACAGGGTCCCAACAGATCGGTCACTCCTGGATATAACAAGTTTTCAACGGGTTTTAAAGGAACAAAATTTCCCATTTCGAAGAAGTATCTGCATCATTTTTACATCCCAATTATTCCTCCTAAATTGGAACTGCTTATCTCATtaaaccattaattcagtggtttcATAAGCAAATTTTGATTCTTTAATCTACCTAAACTCAGTTTCTAAATCGGTAACCgcctaattgggtaaaaacAAATCCTGCTCCCAGCTGTATCGATTTAGGCTTAGTTTACCGTACAGCTAAAATctagacaaaaatttctaattgcctatttctcaaaattgatggagttttaaaggagtaaGTTGGGGACTGTACGGTCCGAATACGAAAAAAACCTGATACAACACTAACCTGAAATCGAACTGTTCTCCCCAGAACAGCATGTCTCCTTTCGTTTTCGACGAGGTCCTCGCGTATAACGTCCGGTCTAAACATATCTCACAGAAATAACGTTTCTTCGGCGGCGTGTTTTTGGCTTCTTGTACCCAGATTTTCAGCGAGTTGTGAGTTCTCCTGATTTTGTCGTCGTCCGGGTTCATCGTTCTTCGCAAACtgaagagaaaagaaaaacaaaaatattgaaaatcgattttttgagttttcaaggttttccaggtcaatGGCCACCCTGTATACCAATTATACCAGTACACACTGTACTTTTGAAGTAGAACATTCTACAGATCATTTACTCACCAATGAAGCCATTTTTCTCGTTCAGCCGCCGAACGACACGAATAATATTTATGGTTATTCTTGCTCATAACTTGGAAGCAGTTGTCTTGTTTCAGTATGCTGTGATGTAACGGCCGCACGACGACATCGGCAGCCGTTAAATCCTGAGTGTGGAATGGTGAATTCGTGATTAGCAGTGATTCGTGTGACCGCGACGTTCTCATGCAAACCGGTCCGGGAGGACTGAAAATAACATAAACGCACGTTCTTAGTCAATCCGTATAGATTTACTGATTAAACTCAATATTGGAATGACAGTTATATCTAAATGATAACAAACTGAAGGAATATactcattaaccctttcagtgatGACTAATCAATACTCGAGAAAGTGCTGCAGATAATTTGAAACTTTTAACGATTTTACCCCAGTGAGTTGTATAACAAGCATACCGCTTtttagtgcatctacaccacagtgcggtgtatcaattagttactaatatttctaCATTTTAAACAGgggctgccatctttcaataagAGATagaaactaattactaataacatcaataaacCGGGATGCAGTGTGTAGCGAAGTCCATCTCAGAtctatacaccgcactgtggtgtagacacATGAAAGGGTTAGAATAGGATCAATTCACGAAAAACCCTTTAAATCGATCTAATTTCTTCCATATTTCAATCTATATCTTAAATCGATACAAGAgtttatcatttttgtgaaactggacccagtagCATAATAAAAAATAGCTAATTACACAGTTATATGTAAAGTTGAGTAAGAAATCGGTTCATTCTCAAAAATATAACatcagagtcaaatttgaaTCTAGAATTGTTTGAGCATATGGAGTCGGTAACAGAATAACTTTAAGTTTAAATTTGATCCAGGGTAGAATCATCAGAAACAAACTGATTTTTTAAGCCCTAGTCACGCTGAGaaccctggggccagttgcacagtcgtgacttaagtccaaaagtggtcttaaatcttaagactggtcctacgttgttagattggctatagaactaagttggtcttagaatggtcttaagtctaagccatgactatgcaaccggcccctgattaTCGAaattttttatgtattttcaattttcgcaATAACCTCATTGTTCTTCAGAGGCGTATCTGATAggtttttttagaaatgatttttccaGGTATGAAATCGGATGTAGGGCGAAAACAATGATAACAAAGATCCATTATCAAGATTACAACTGACAACATCAGACAAACAGCAAAACAACTGCAGCCTTTCAAACTCACATCAAAGCACAATAATGAAGTTAATCCGTTGTCGTGAACTTGGTTGCATCGAACTCACGGCGCTGAAATCTGGCTTTTTTACACGATTTtcaaagtcaaatttcaaagAGAGCATCTGTTTTCAGCAAGGTTTTATCGTTATCCTTTCGGATAACAACTGCTGTTTCATCGATAACATGGAAAATTGAACTTTCTTCTTTAAACTGGGCCCGGagttagccgcgatcacacaagcgTTTTGGGCCTGCCGCGGAACAACCATTTACATGGGTGCCTAATGGGCCCGTGCCAGTTTGGCCCAACCGAGGCGAAAACGTTGGACCAGGCCCCAGCCAAATTTTAGAACGGGTCAAATTTAAGCGTTTGAATTGCAcctggttccggaagtgactcacttcgctttgcttaagcattgtttgatatcaagtgagtggtttacgtgtgaatgCACTATCTAGGCATGGGCCATATTTaactcgggcctgatccggGCCAACGTGGCCCAAGAGTGTCTCAAGAGTGTGATGGTGGCTTATGAGTTGAGAGGAATAGAGAAATTTATGCCCGTGATAACGAGTACGAGTTCGGGGGCTACAAATAGCAAATATGTCGAGCGCTGATGAAAGGGaaattcaattagtttgtcaTCACACTTTCGCTGAAAGCTGATGAAAAACACGAATGTAAAGGTTTTTGAAATGTCACCACTGACATTCAAACGCGCAACCTCGGCATCAAACGCTTCGGGAAAATTGCTGACAAACCGAAGGTAGTGAAAGAAATGGAAGCGAAAAAATGACCACCCCCGCATTTGAATCAAAATCGTGAATAATAATCACAGGAGTCCTAATAGCGTATTCTGGTTCATAATAAACACCCTGATGTAAAAAATGcaagtttaatttcataagCGCATaggttttatttattcaatcggTTTTGATATGATAAGGAAATGCGGGCACCCGAAGAAAAACCTGATGCCACAATTTTAAAAGTGCATAGGTTTTATATAATTGGTTTtgatatgaagatgataaggAAAACTGAAATGCGGCCACTCCAAGAAAACCCGATGCCACAAAGAGTTAGAAGCCTTGGATTCTGCTTCCAGAGTCGCCGGAGACAAATATCGATGGCCGAAGGGATGAAGAGAATTGAGTTAGTCTTGTTGGTTTTGCTTTCGTGCTAGCATCAAATCGAACCCAAAAAAATCAACCAGTTCGAAAATCAAACTCTTCTCAGAGATTTTGCCGCCAGTTGCGGATGGAATCTAATGCAGTTGTTTATCGATCGCGATTAGTTCACAGTCCGCCCGTTCTATTCGTAATTCTCATCACGATAATTCGCCATTTATTGTCTGCGCCGATAATCTTACACCCGAACAGTTCCAGTCGCTAACGACTATTCCTTCAGGAACGAAGCGGACGTGACACGAGAATCGCATACACGAAAATACCACACAACCCTACACCGACCGGCTATACAAATAACATGCATATGATTCAGAAACATTTAGTAAGGATTTAGATATGAATAAAGTTATATGTTAGGctgaaaaaatgataccttgtttcccATCTGCTGAGGCtaaaagttgacccagccAGGCACCTACACTCTCTGTACATAActtttaaaaatcatgatcagaCCTCGGAGttcaatgattactccaagatcaGACTAGCAATGACTGACCCGGCTGCTagagaaatgaactgattacaaatttcattggaattttcaaaatgaaccgGCCctctgcggagaaacaaggtatcattttttcagCCTTATGTATAAAATGAAGAACTAAATTCATGCGCCATAGCACTGCACATCATGCAAAAACATCGGTAAATCCTgattattctaaatctacatcgATACGTTGTATAAATGAATTCCCGAAAACCAAAACAATCCACGAATTCGATAATTTGTCTAGACTAAGACTAATTATAGCGTATTTGTTGTGTAGCAATCACCACCTCACCTTTCATCAATAGTGGCCGGAAGAGATTCGTCGGGCGTGTACGCTCCAGGCAACGTGACACTACTACCGGTGCCACCTACGACGACGCTGCCGCTCGACGCTGTACTCTTACGGCTGATTCGACCCAAACTAAAACTACGTTTTAACGGACTGGAGGACGACGAGATTTTGTGGCTGAAACCGGGAGACAAATAAACATACAAAAAAACTGCCGATAAAACGCCCCACCAAGCTTGAAATAGCAGAGAACTTAGTCCTTCAGTCACAGGTCTACAATGGGAGATCTTAATACAAGCCAAAATCAAGGAACACCCCACAAAAAATTCGTAGAGCAAATAAGGTTTCCAGTTTTATATTGGCTCTGCTGTTGAAATGCAGTTCTTGAAATcataagccgcgatcgcaAAAGCACTTATGACCCGTGCCAAATtaggcccggaacaactgttcacatggGTGCCAAATTGGCGAGTACCAGTTTGGCCCGATAAGATatgtcggaccaggcccgagctaAATTTTAGCACGAATGTGCGTCTGAATTGCTACTGGTTGCGGAAGTGACTCTTGTTTTCCGCTTTTATTCAGCATTGTTGGAAGTGACTCCGCTTTGGTTCAGCATTGTTGAGTATTTGAGTGATTGGTAAAAGTGCTCCCTAATTAGGACAGGCTAAATTTGACAAGGGTCTGAGTTTGGCCAGCGCCAAATCGACTCCCGTGTAATCGCGGCTATATTCTCATATACAAATACTTTATACCGTATTCGTATATACGTCTCTTGATAAGTTTAGATATTGTATTAACATTGTAGGAACCTGTGACGAGAGTGACTAAGTTTTAGGAAAACTACCCGTCAATTCGAAGGACAAAACACAACGAATATCTATTCCAAGCGGAGGTGGGTTGTTCTAAAGCGATAATAATATCatgaaacaattgaaaaaaacaGACGAATATATTGTCAACGGATATAAAGGAAATAGTCTAAAAATCGCTACTgctaatgatgaaaaaaatctagaaaatgatttctaaGCAAGCTTAAAGCATATAAACTTCGtattaatttcatgttttgcGTCATTCATGCATTGAAAAAGTTAGTTAGAGAGATGAATCAAATTGTTAATTCTAGATGTACGATTCTTTCATCAATTCATACGGATACATGCATGGCGCGTACTTATCTAACAACTAAACTACTAAATACATGATTTCGAAAAGAAGATTAAAACGATGCCGTTAAAAatggaatgaaatgaaaagattAATCGCCAGATTTCGCAAGAAATCAAAACGTTTGAATGAATAATATACATTCGGAGAGTTTTGGGAAAATCGCTTACGATTCATGTTCCAACGCGGAGCCCGAGCGTTTACGATCTAACTTGGTCACGCTTTTCGTGCGCTTCAGGTTACTTTTGAACGGACGTCTGCTAAAAAAGTTCtacaatagaaaaaaaacgaattttGGAATACAGGAGTAATATCAACGAAATGAACGTATCAGGACTGATTCATCAATAGCCTAGAACAGGGTGGCCCCTTTTTGCCAATTTGCTAAtcccctgatttttccatgtgattacacaaaattcctcagggaatcagaaaaatttctagatttaaaatgttacaattcattcatttttcattgaatcacatTTTGATAAAGAACTACGTTGTCAATAACATATccaaattccccgagttttccagCTTTTTTGTGCAAAATTTAAcaaattcccagatttttccatgattttttctagatttttctgattccaaggtcagtggccaccccgTAGACATCTTTCCTTCGACTTAAATTCGAGTGCAATAAAAATCTTATCGACAGAACAATTTCATCGATATCTTGTTTTATTACTATCGTTAGACTTACGGCAATTTTCGAAGCTGGCGATGAGGTAGAATTATTATCGATATTATCTAACTGCGCGAGAGCTGGAACGCTACCCCTCCTTTCACCGAGAGCCTTCTCGTACGACGTATCTGTcgataattaaaaaaaacatcgaaatctTTACATGCAATTTATCGAGGTAATCTTCATCTGTCGATGCattcaaacaaaatcataaaacataagtttttaGGAACGCTTTTACCATTGTATGTAATGTCTCTtacaatttgtttttattttctagtaTTCCAATTATTTTCTAGTACGGTGTTTTAACAATTTCATGATTATCATTTCATGTAACCTTTTCTATATAAAGGGCTATGATTATTCTATAGAATAGCgctataaaaaaataaattatgatcATAAGcataattataatcatatttagtattatcatatttatcattaatattaaatcGCATATAATAGGGGATGTCTGTGATTGAGAGTGAAAATCCTGGTTAAGCAGGTTAGACTAAATGCTGTACAAATGTGAATTTTCAGAAATCGCAAGCATAACATATACATCGATAATGAGGTAAAATCATGATTGATTTATAGGGTACATAATCATTAGAAACAGTACGAACAGGAACAGCCAGACCCACAGACTAATAAGTTCATTCTAAGATTATTACAACTCTACTATCGAATTCAACTAATAGCAATAAAACAGCGTCTAGGAAGCAAGGCTACAGTTCGAACTGCTATTAGATTTGAAGCACAAGTAAAATTGGATCTCAGTTTCAGAGATAAAATCTACAGGACTGTAGAAGTGGATCTATCTTATTTTCTAGCTCAAAAAGTATGAGTCTTAGCATAAATATGTAAATGTTCTCAGCAACAAGACAGCACATGAGACATGGTGATGTTTGGTCAAGCAGGTCAACTCGTATTCTATTGCCGACAACTTGTCCCTGTATTTTGACAAGCTATTCACCTCACCTACTTATTTTTCCTGGCTTTGTTCGTCAGACa
This Tubulanus polymorphus chromosome 7, tnTubPoly1.2, whole genome shotgun sequence DNA region includes the following protein-coding sequences:
- the LOC141908033 gene encoding disabled homolog 2-interacting protein-like isoform X1, translating into MEKAADEHRPSCSLPRIRLDDGKEAFDQRWGYENMEAIAEAMLIYSPLAAGANAVTTDAYVKSSTIDARTPVTPSPDTSYEKALGERRGSVPALAQLDNIDNNSTSSPASKIANFFSRRPFKSNLKRTKSVTKLDRKRSGSALEHESHKISSSSSPLKRSFSLGRISRKSTASSGSVVVGGTGSSVTLPGAYTPDESLPATIDESPPGPVCMRTSRSHESLLITNSPFHTQDLTAADVVVRPLHHSILKQDNCFQVMSKNNHKYYSCRSAAEREKWLHCLRRTMNPDDDKIRRTHNSLKIWVQEAKNTPPKKRYFCEICLDRTLYARTSSKTKGDMLFWGEQFDFSNLPSVDVITVNLYREPDKKRKKEKNVLVGYINIPVTEIHSRHLIERWYTASCAILGKGKEKNELPIIRIKAKYQTIEILPMVMYKNFIQYLTDNYLVLVDVLEPLVSVKAKTDVATSLVHIFQNLGQAKKFLTDIVMAEVDRLDNEHMTFRGNSIATKSIEAYMKLVGDKYLHDTLSDFVKSIIEFPDDCEVDPSRVLPPASLQQNQTNLMMYCEMAWVKIINSFCYFPKELKEVFASFRECCHHRGKEDISDNLISASIFLRFLCPAILSPSLFGLSQEYPDEKSARNLTLIAKTIQSLANFTKFGGKEEYMTYMNVFVEREWATMKSFLNKISCTTESSDTLDFEGYIDLGKELSILHSLLVETLDKVLEPSEKRLDDLTDILKNITHAVDNPDLTLKRPRSVAGSSRTRNYDNVWEKENTPVRGDVLYPPASSSTPELRRNSGARNLDFRFGDADLTQVYDRCVMSNLARAHRACQQTTHEDNAFFSALEDTSLSPSASFNRPMRDLKANEEKLNESWNQMVRAAEVINGGEFIDLIPFSDDRVANGGSGGTADNRSEISQTSNVASSGYQSYGASFSQSSSPVDSAAVPEITPTPRQPLSFANPVYRHHQHHPQPHHHHHHPANSSSHNNSVGRSKKVSSVSSGSTSSEDGSLQRRERKVPPRSPVIKPVDLNVPRFTGSSRSDECLLMPPSGKARHYRSSSLSSSPGCYRSASLTLASPTLTSPPSPGQTSKSSWMANQDKNISRSADFSVSKSNSSQQSAPVSHMRRTATDTVISTTSHSGANWDISPGWSTPPDSPRYNPANSQRRASLPIPTGSIRMGVRSVQHKLQAQELSKVEYESEIDKLSKQLAETQARLREAEEKLHQKESNQEHLIRQWQHKLENNELSIKPTEKDGQMKGIIQRLITVEEELCKEQQELHGIVGQKERIIQNQDRRLHALDAANNRLLDSLGQLKHQYNITPCNGVKYSACSGQYHGSLNK